In a genomic window of Pararge aegeria chromosome 7, ilParAegt1.1, whole genome shotgun sequence:
- the LOC120624930 gene encoding uncharacterized protein LOC120624930 isoform X3 has product MSSPTKETEEPSSSHAGNAAGNIGDATAAERRPPAKRQIPSTVIEISDTDSDDSDVCAVNSYQASADEVKRIRREYSSTSCSSDYSSDSESSWEDDSIVIEDKITGKAVRAQLNPRANRMDNPKLNSNLKSQEVIDKVKTYWEENKDHSSAEVTLTCKPFRLCRLHDLLENSEIINNIVDDMNTLDWSRKKMDLYEFHQTTDLANLTWQRSIRGIYELLKTEVMSLVSQVTGLELSSVSASCSLYGPGDHLLVHDDRLGDRRVAFILYLAPWSPRAPPPALRNGAPGADEPGDVDLQVRETSGDGWAPNMGGALELFQCDDEGCPTRVALRAFPANNTLAFFGVGPRSFHQVGEVLSLELPRLSINGWFHGPAPPAAPAAAPPPAPLAPHAQVVLLNQWLAGAYLSPRVRAQVQAQMERASEASLGDVLLPARVAQLLAALRLAAAAAARALRAAAPGGRAVPGRAGAPHLRRPDAVRGARGGRGRGGDRARHAAAGAQLAQPGVLRRGRRLLHQVPEQAHHDAAGALLHRHVHLHRVNRRGTCDATTLVPCR; this is encoded by the exons atgagttcaCCGACCAAAGAAACTGAGGAGCCGTCTTCGAGCCACGCTGGGAATGCTGCGGGCAACATCGGCGACGCGACCGCTGCTGAGCGACGACCGCCCGCCAAGCGGCAAATACCCAGTACGGTGATCGAAATATCCGACACGGACAGCGACGACTCGGACGTGTGCGCCGTCAACTCCTACCAGGCCTCTGCGGACGAAGTCAAACGAATCCGAAGAG AGTATTCGTCCACATCATGCTCATCAGACTACAGTTCCGATTCTGAATCCTCGTGGGAGGATGATTCTATAgtaattgaagataaaataacaGGCAAAGCTGTGAGAGCACAGCTTAACCCAAGGGCAAACAGGATGGACAATCCAAAGTTAAATTCTAATTTAAAG TCACAAGAAGTGATAGACAAAGTAAAAACATATTGGGAAGAGAATAAAGACCACTCAAGTGCCGAAGTTACCTTGACGTGCAAGCCCTTCCGTCTATGTCGACTGCATGACTTGCTGGAGAACTCTGAGATCATTAACAACATAGTAGATGACATGAACACCTTGGATTGGTCACGGAAGAAGATGGACCTGTATGAGTTTCATCAGACCACAGATTTAGCTAATTTGACATGGCAGCGTAGTATAAGAGGAATTTACGAATTATTGAAGACTGAAGTGATGAGTTTG GTGTCGCAGGTCACGGGCCTCGAGTTGTCGTCGGTGTCGGCGTCGTGCTCGCTGTACGGGCCCGGGGACCACTTGCTGGTGCACGACGACCGCCTGGGCGACCGGCGCGTGGCCTTCATCCTGTACCTGGCGCCCTGGTcgccgcgcgcgccgccgcccgcgctGCGCAACGGCGCGCCCGGCGCCGACGAGCCCGGCGACGTCGAC TTGCAGGTGCGAGAGACCTCGGGCGACGGCTGGGCGCCCAACATGGGAGGCGCGTTGGAGCTGTTCCAGTGCGACGACGAGGGCTGCCCGACGCGCGTGGCGCTGCGGGCCTTCCCCGCCAACAACACGCTGGCCTTCTTCGGCGTGGGGCCCCGCTCCTTCCACCAG GTGGGCGAGGTGCTGTCGCTGGAGCTGCCGCGGCTGTCCATCAACGGCTGGTTCCACGGGCCCGCGCCGCCGGCCGCGCcggccgccgcgccgccgcccgcgccgctgGCGCCGCACGCGCAGGTGGTGCTGCTCAACCAGTGGCTGGCGGGCGCGTACCTCAGCCCGCGCGTGCGCGCGCAGGTGCAGGCGCAGATGGAGCGCGCCAGCGAGGCCAGCCTGGGCGACGTGCTGCTGCCGGCGCGCGTGGCGCAGCTGCTGGCGGCGCTGCGGCTGGCGG CTGCTGCCGCCGCGCGAGCACTACGAGCGGCCGCGCCTGGAGGCCGTGCTGTACCTGGGCGTGCCGGAGCACCCCATCTGCGGCGGCCAGACGCTGTTCGTGGCGCCCGAGGAGGCCGAGGCCGAGGCGGAGACCGCGCTCGTCACGCTGCCGCCGGCGCACAACTCGCTCAACCTGGTGTACTGCGACGCGGGCGCCGCCTGCTTCACCAAGTACCTGAGCAAGCTCACCATGACGCCGCAGGAGCTCTTCTACATCGTCACGTGCACCTACACCGAGTGAACCGCCGTGGGACTTGCGATGCCACTACATTGGTACCATGTCGGTAA
- the LOC120624930 gene encoding prolyl 3-hydroxylase sudestada1 isoform X2, protein MSSPTKETEEPSSSHAGNAAGNIGDATAAERRPPAKRQIPSTVIEISDTDSDDSDVCAVNSYQASADEVKRIRREYSSTSCSSDYSSDSESSWEDDSIVIEDKITGKAVRAQLNPRANRMDNPKLNSNLKSQEVIDKVKTYWEENKDHSSAEVTLTCKPFRLCRLHDLLENSEIINNIVDDMNTLDWSRKKMDLYEFHQTTDLANLTWQRSIRGIYELLKTEVMSLVSQVTGLELSSVSASCSLYGPGDHLLVHDDRLGDRRVAFILYLAPWSPRAPPPALRNGAPGADEPGDVDVRETSGDGWAPNMGGALELFQCDDEGCPTRVALRAFPANNTLAFFGVGPRSFHQVGEVLSLELPRLSINGWFHGPAPPAAPAAAPPPAPLAPHAQVVLLNQWLAGAYLSPRVRAQVQAQMERASEASLGDVLLPARVAQLLAALRLADVAWERCGPAQQRRYERVAAAWLAAGTDAPEHEHPVRGLLRVLSSAAFLRLLADCTDLPLAAYRRLELQRWRAGDFTLLPPREHYERPRLEAVLYLGVPEHPICGGQTLFVAPEEAEAEAETALVTLPPAHNSLNLVYCDAGAACFTKYLSKLTMTPQELFYIVTCTYTE, encoded by the exons atgagttcaCCGACCAAAGAAACTGAGGAGCCGTCTTCGAGCCACGCTGGGAATGCTGCGGGCAACATCGGCGACGCGACCGCTGCTGAGCGACGACCGCCCGCCAAGCGGCAAATACCCAGTACGGTGATCGAAATATCCGACACGGACAGCGACGACTCGGACGTGTGCGCCGTCAACTCCTACCAGGCCTCTGCGGACGAAGTCAAACGAATCCGAAGAG AGTATTCGTCCACATCATGCTCATCAGACTACAGTTCCGATTCTGAATCCTCGTGGGAGGATGATTCTATAgtaattgaagataaaataacaGGCAAAGCTGTGAGAGCACAGCTTAACCCAAGGGCAAACAGGATGGACAATCCAAAGTTAAATTCTAATTTAAAG TCACAAGAAGTGATAGACAAAGTAAAAACATATTGGGAAGAGAATAAAGACCACTCAAGTGCCGAAGTTACCTTGACGTGCAAGCCCTTCCGTCTATGTCGACTGCATGACTTGCTGGAGAACTCTGAGATCATTAACAACATAGTAGATGACATGAACACCTTGGATTGGTCACGGAAGAAGATGGACCTGTATGAGTTTCATCAGACCACAGATTTAGCTAATTTGACATGGCAGCGTAGTATAAGAGGAATTTACGAATTATTGAAGACTGAAGTGATGAGTTTG GTGTCGCAGGTCACGGGCCTCGAGTTGTCGTCGGTGTCGGCGTCGTGCTCGCTGTACGGGCCCGGGGACCACTTGCTGGTGCACGACGACCGCCTGGGCGACCGGCGCGTGGCCTTCATCCTGTACCTGGCGCCCTGGTcgccgcgcgcgccgccgcccgcgctGCGCAACGGCGCGCCCGGCGCCGACGAGCCCGGCGACGTCGAC GTGCGAGAGACCTCGGGCGACGGCTGGGCGCCCAACATGGGAGGCGCGTTGGAGCTGTTCCAGTGCGACGACGAGGGCTGCCCGACGCGCGTGGCGCTGCGGGCCTTCCCCGCCAACAACACGCTGGCCTTCTTCGGCGTGGGGCCCCGCTCCTTCCACCAG GTGGGCGAGGTGCTGTCGCTGGAGCTGCCGCGGCTGTCCATCAACGGCTGGTTCCACGGGCCCGCGCCGCCGGCCGCGCcggccgccgcgccgccgcccgcgccgctgGCGCCGCACGCGCAGGTGGTGCTGCTCAACCAGTGGCTGGCGGGCGCGTACCTCAGCCCGCGCGTGCGCGCGCAGGTGCAGGCGCAGATGGAGCGCGCCAGCGAGGCCAGCCTGGGCGACGTGCTGCTGCCGGCGCGCGTGGCGCAGCTGCTGGCGGCGCTGCGGCTGGCGG ACGTGGCGTGGGAGCGCTGCGGCCCGGCGCAGCAGCGGCGCTACGAGCGCGTGGCGGCCGCGTGGCTGGCGGCGGGCACGGACGCGCCGGAGCACGAGCACCCCGTGCGCGGCCTGCTGCGCGTGCTCAGCAGCGCCGCCTTCCTGCGCCTGCTGGCCGACTGCACCGACCTGCCGCTGGCGGCCTACCGCCGCCTCGAGCTGCAGCGCTGGCGCGCCGGCGACTTCACG CTGCTGCCGCCGCGCGAGCACTACGAGCGGCCGCGCCTGGAGGCCGTGCTGTACCTGGGCGTGCCGGAGCACCCCATCTGCGGCGGCCAGACGCTGTTCGTGGCGCCCGAGGAGGCCGAGGCCGAGGCGGAGACCGCGCTCGTCACGCTGCCGCCGGCGCACAACTCGCTCAACCTGGTGTACTGCGACGCGGGCGCCGCCTGCTTCACCAAGTACCTGAGCAAGCTCACCATGACGCCGCAGGAGCTCTTCTACATCGTCACGTGCACCTACACCGAGTGA
- the LOC120624930 gene encoding prolyl 3-hydroxylase sudestada1 isoform X1, producing the protein MSSPTKETEEPSSSHAGNAAGNIGDATAAERRPPAKRQIPSTVIEISDTDSDDSDVCAVNSYQASADEVKRIRREYSSTSCSSDYSSDSESSWEDDSIVIEDKITGKAVRAQLNPRANRMDNPKLNSNLKSQEVIDKVKTYWEENKDHSSAEVTLTCKPFRLCRLHDLLENSEIINNIVDDMNTLDWSRKKMDLYEFHQTTDLANLTWQRSIRGIYELLKTEVMSLVSQVTGLELSSVSASCSLYGPGDHLLVHDDRLGDRRVAFILYLAPWSPRAPPPALRNGAPGADEPGDVDLQVRETSGDGWAPNMGGALELFQCDDEGCPTRVALRAFPANNTLAFFGVGPRSFHQVGEVLSLELPRLSINGWFHGPAPPAAPAAAPPPAPLAPHAQVVLLNQWLAGAYLSPRVRAQVQAQMERASEASLGDVLLPARVAQLLAALRLADVAWERCGPAQQRRYERVAAAWLAAGTDAPEHEHPVRGLLRVLSSAAFLRLLADCTDLPLAAYRRLELQRWRAGDFTLLPPREHYERPRLEAVLYLGVPEHPICGGQTLFVAPEEAEAEAETALVTLPPAHNSLNLVYCDAGAACFTKYLSKLTMTPQELFYIVTCTYTE; encoded by the exons atgagttcaCCGACCAAAGAAACTGAGGAGCCGTCTTCGAGCCACGCTGGGAATGCTGCGGGCAACATCGGCGACGCGACCGCTGCTGAGCGACGACCGCCCGCCAAGCGGCAAATACCCAGTACGGTGATCGAAATATCCGACACGGACAGCGACGACTCGGACGTGTGCGCCGTCAACTCCTACCAGGCCTCTGCGGACGAAGTCAAACGAATCCGAAGAG AGTATTCGTCCACATCATGCTCATCAGACTACAGTTCCGATTCTGAATCCTCGTGGGAGGATGATTCTATAgtaattgaagataaaataacaGGCAAAGCTGTGAGAGCACAGCTTAACCCAAGGGCAAACAGGATGGACAATCCAAAGTTAAATTCTAATTTAAAG TCACAAGAAGTGATAGACAAAGTAAAAACATATTGGGAAGAGAATAAAGACCACTCAAGTGCCGAAGTTACCTTGACGTGCAAGCCCTTCCGTCTATGTCGACTGCATGACTTGCTGGAGAACTCTGAGATCATTAACAACATAGTAGATGACATGAACACCTTGGATTGGTCACGGAAGAAGATGGACCTGTATGAGTTTCATCAGACCACAGATTTAGCTAATTTGACATGGCAGCGTAGTATAAGAGGAATTTACGAATTATTGAAGACTGAAGTGATGAGTTTG GTGTCGCAGGTCACGGGCCTCGAGTTGTCGTCGGTGTCGGCGTCGTGCTCGCTGTACGGGCCCGGGGACCACTTGCTGGTGCACGACGACCGCCTGGGCGACCGGCGCGTGGCCTTCATCCTGTACCTGGCGCCCTGGTcgccgcgcgcgccgccgcccgcgctGCGCAACGGCGCGCCCGGCGCCGACGAGCCCGGCGACGTCGAC TTGCAGGTGCGAGAGACCTCGGGCGACGGCTGGGCGCCCAACATGGGAGGCGCGTTGGAGCTGTTCCAGTGCGACGACGAGGGCTGCCCGACGCGCGTGGCGCTGCGGGCCTTCCCCGCCAACAACACGCTGGCCTTCTTCGGCGTGGGGCCCCGCTCCTTCCACCAG GTGGGCGAGGTGCTGTCGCTGGAGCTGCCGCGGCTGTCCATCAACGGCTGGTTCCACGGGCCCGCGCCGCCGGCCGCGCcggccgccgcgccgccgcccgcgccgctgGCGCCGCACGCGCAGGTGGTGCTGCTCAACCAGTGGCTGGCGGGCGCGTACCTCAGCCCGCGCGTGCGCGCGCAGGTGCAGGCGCAGATGGAGCGCGCCAGCGAGGCCAGCCTGGGCGACGTGCTGCTGCCGGCGCGCGTGGCGCAGCTGCTGGCGGCGCTGCGGCTGGCGG ACGTGGCGTGGGAGCGCTGCGGCCCGGCGCAGCAGCGGCGCTACGAGCGCGTGGCGGCCGCGTGGCTGGCGGCGGGCACGGACGCGCCGGAGCACGAGCACCCCGTGCGCGGCCTGCTGCGCGTGCTCAGCAGCGCCGCCTTCCTGCGCCTGCTGGCCGACTGCACCGACCTGCCGCTGGCGGCCTACCGCCGCCTCGAGCTGCAGCGCTGGCGCGCCGGCGACTTCACG CTGCTGCCGCCGCGCGAGCACTACGAGCGGCCGCGCCTGGAGGCCGTGCTGTACCTGGGCGTGCCGGAGCACCCCATCTGCGGCGGCCAGACGCTGTTCGTGGCGCCCGAGGAGGCCGAGGCCGAGGCGGAGACCGCGCTCGTCACGCTGCCGCCGGCGCACAACTCGCTCAACCTGGTGTACTGCGACGCGGGCGCCGCCTGCTTCACCAAGTACCTGAGCAAGCTCACCATGACGCCGCAGGAGCTCTTCTACATCGTCACGTGCACCTACACCGAGTGA
- the LOC120625425 gene encoding tRNA:m(4)X modification enzyme TRM13 homolog, which translates to MNESCKTVKNNYISPQCQHFVIRKKRLCRMTVKPGKSYCGEHEPLPKTDDGQDDTRIPCPNDPKHTCYASKLEKHLSICNARQQEQPDYIVHNINAPAETGECPRLPLAKLPPEKILQVIDKINVLYDKYLKDEITALPEQPIHSAVLPEFSEAGRTESSRRHLRQASSLMRLVEEEQLVADRTAYVELGAGKGQLSFLAWRAWGRGADSHVLLVDRASLRHKRDNKLRDERAHVTRLRADLAHLCLERVPAVRACDAVVGFAKHLCGAATDLALRCLSAPGATRVRGAVLATCCHHRCARAAYPAAPLQKLGIDAEEFNILLGIVSWATCGDGRSRDLRNQHKRANSPDTADADDIESLGISETHEVDDPNAGTTTSHIDDDLHRRNMEFNELNETDSVSRSNARDDGSTNEMNEDSAAAARPSGARRAAAGRRAKALLDWGRVLFLRERGFRARLVRYVPPAVSPENLCIVASRRAASGAGATGAPALASPGLAVHEPSVG; encoded by the exons atgaatgagTCGTGTAAAACGGTAAAGAATAATTACATCAGTCCACAATGCCAGCATTTCGTGATAAGAAAGAAGCGTCTTTGTCGTATGACCGTAAAACCAGGGAAAAGTTATTGTGGAGAGCATGAACCTTTACCGAAAACTGACGATGGGCAG GATGATACACGGATACCCTGCCCTAATGACCCAAAACA TACCTGCTACGCTAGCAAGTTGGAGAAGCACCTCAGCATTTGCAATGCTCGACAACAAGAGCAACCTGACTACATTGTACACAATATCAATGCTCCTGCAGAGACCGGAGAGTGTCCTCGCTTGCCGCTTGCTAAATTGCCACCGGAGAAGATATTGCAAgttattgacaaaataaatgtgctttatGATA AATACTTGAAAGACGAGATAACTGCACTGCCTGAGCAACCAATCCACAGTGCGGTGCTGCCGGAGTTCAGTGAGGCGGGGCGCACGGAAAGCTCGCGCCGTCATCTGCGCCAGGCCTCCAGTCTGATGCGGCTGGTGGAGGAGGAGCAGCTCGTGGCCGACCGCACCGCCTACGTGGAGCTGGGCGCCGGGAAAG GCCAGCTGTCGTTCCTCGCGTGGCGCGCGTGGGGCCGCGGCGCCGACAGCCACGTGCTGCTGGTGGACCGCGCCTCGCTGCGCCACAAGCGCGACAACAAGCTGCGCGACGAGCGCGCGCACGTCACGCGCCTGCGCGCCGACCTCGCGCACCTGTGTCTGGAGCGCGTGCCCGCCGTGCGCGCCTGCGACGCCGTCGTGGGCTTCGCGAAGCACCTGTGCGGGGCGGCGACAG ACCTGGCGCTGCGCTGCCTGAGCGCGCCGGGCGCCACGCGCGTGCGCGGCGCCGTGCTGGCCACGTGCTGCCACCACCGCTGCGCGCGCGCCGCCTACCCCGCCGCGCCGCTGCAG AAACTAGGCATAGATGCAGAGGAATTCAACATTCTGCTGGGCATCGTCTCCTGGGCGACCTGCGGCGACGGCCGGAGCCGCGACCTACGAAATCAACACAAACGGGCAAACTCACCGGATACTGCCGACGCAGACGATATTGAAAGTCTCGGTATCAGCGAAACGCACGAAGTCGACGATCCCAACGCGGGCACTACGACGTCGCATATCGACGATGACCTCCATCGACGTAATATGGAATTCAATGAACTAAATGAAACCGACAGCGTCAGTCGAAGCAATGCACGAGACGATGGCAGCACCAATGAAATGAACGAGGACTCTGCAGCAGCCGCGCGGCCGAGCGGGGCGCGGCGCGCGGCGGCGGGGCGGCGCGCCAAGGCGCTGCTGGACTGGGGCCGCGTGCTGTTCCTGCGCGAGCGCGGCTTCCGCGCGCGCCTCGTGCGCTACGTGCCGCCCGCCGTGTCGCCGGAGAACTTGTGCATCGTGGCCAGCAGGCGCGCCGCGAGCGGGGCCGGCGCCACCGGAGCCCCGGCCCTGGCGAGCCCTGGCCTAGCGGTGCACGAGCCGTCTGTGGGTTGA